The Cryptomeria japonica chromosome 2, Sugi_1.0, whole genome shotgun sequence region CTTAACTGTCATCTCCAACCCCCGCACAGTTTCATGGCCAAGGAGAAGATCTTCTGATAAATTAGGCCTTAACATCTGCAAATCATTGAGTGATCTGTAAACTTGTATGACTTTATTTGCAAGGGAATTGATCTGGGAACCCAGAACTTTTTTCCCCTGTTCAATGAAAGACAAACCATCTTCTAAGTTTTGGCTCACACAAGATTTATTGGAAATTTGAATTGTAATGTCCTTACTGTGTGACACCTCAGCCTGATTGCAAAATTGCATGTCAGATGTACTTTTCATACTTCTAATACTAGTCTCTCTGAGTGATTCCTGGTCTTCTGACTTGCTGCTTCTGTCCTGTAAAAGTGACAATTGCCTGTCATTGCTAGTAATCCTCTTTTTAGCACCTCCATATTCCTTGCACATGCTCTGAATCTCAACTCCCAAAAACTGATTGTTTTGCTTAAGCTTTTGCAGACAGTTGTTCATGAACAGGGTTCCCTTCGCTTTGTCGTGAGCCACTTCTTTTATGGTGTTGCTCAGTTGTGAACATGCATTGCCCATGTTTATAATTTGCTCATCTACAGAAGAAATCTTATTTTTCAGTACTAAATTTTCGCTTTGCAAGTTGCCTCCATTGAGTTTCTTCCCAATTTCATTACCTGTTCTTCCCCTTTTAAGTAAACTATTTTCTTTATACAGATATGATAACTCAGTCTGCAACTTTGCAACTTCTTCCTTGAGATCTTGGCATTCTTTATCTCTTCTACTACTCTCTGCCTTTAAGCATGTGATCTCCTCCTTAAAATGTACCAGCATTTGCTCAAGTAAAGCAATTTCACCAATGAAACTTCTCTGCTTATTTGGTTTTGTTGGGTCTTGTTTTGTGACGGACTCTGTCTTGTCTTTGAAGTACTTGCATTTTTCCTGCAGAATATGCAGTTGTTCTTTACCCCAACTGAGCTCATTCCTAAGAGCCCTCCTTTCTGAGTCCACAATACGGATTGACTTTTCCTGTTTCTGAATAGCTAAATTTAGATTTGCTGTATCCTTCTTGAGTATGCTGTTATGTTCTTGTAGCTCTTTCAGTTTCCTTTTAAGGGTGCGACAAGCTTCTGTTGACTTTAGTAATTGTTCTGCCAACAGTTTGTCGCGGTTCTGGAGCAAAGTGATTGTTCCTTGCATCTGTGTGGTTTTGGATTTTTGCTCTCTAGCAAAAGATAATAACTTATTTGACAGTGTCTTGTTTTGCTCTTTCAGGTCATTCAGATGTTCTTCCATATCAGCCAATATCCTGGCTTTCAGTGCCAACTCTGCTGTCATGACTTCTTTCTCCTTTCCTAAACTGGAAAACATAATTTGAAGGTTCTTAAGCTCAGTGGCCTTGGCTGAAATTTGCTTTCTTAGTTTCTGATTTTCTTTTTTGGTATGTGCAAGTTCTGCCTCTGAAGCCCCTGAACTTTTATTGATCCTATCACGCTCTTCAGACCATTTTTCCTGTTTTCTTACTAAGCTAGCGTTCTGGCACTGAGACTCCTGAAGTGCTAGTTGAAGAATCTCGATTTGTTTCTTTAGATCCTGAACCAACTCTGGCTTAGCTTGCACTTCCTGCTGCAAGGTCATTTCCTCTTCCATTGAATCAGACTTGTAAGCAAGTTGATTTCTGCTGTTGTCTTTCTCAATCAAATAATTATAGGATTCGTTTTCAAGGCTCTCTGACTGTTGCTGcatgacataatttccttcttgcaAGTTGCTACATTCTAAAGGACATTCTTTCTGAAAATTTCTCTCCTTTAGCAAGTCCAAAGCAGCAGGATTCATCTCCTGCTGCTCTGCCTGCTCTGCTGATTTGTTTTTTATTGTATCGAACTCAAGTGTTTGAACACCAACTGTTCCagtatctttgattatgttcaccgttGTTTGGGAACCTTCTATATCCCCTGCGATCTTTTGGCATTTTTCCATCTGTGCCTGTAATTGTTTTGTCAGTTTAATCTTTTCTTTCTGTAATGGATCAGTACTTTGATGAGGCTCCAATATATACTGAGAGATTGGATCAATATGGGATCCTGCATCACTGTTTCTAGCTTTTAAACTCAAATTTTGTTTTCCCAAGTTCAAGCTTTGATCTGATCCACTAAAACTCCCTTTTTGAAGGATCTCATTCACTTCTTCTGGTTTGAGAGAATCCATCTGCATTTCTCCTAGTTAGTTACTGgagcttataatttttttttttcgtttCTCAGAATTGGTACTTATTCTTTCATTATCCTATTTCAATATCTGGAGCTCAGGTTTCAGTTTCATAAATTTCTTGAATTTTGTATCTAAACTAGTGGTGCAAGACATATCATCAGTCATCCCCCAATATTCATCTTTGATACTCAGACATTAGTTAGAATTATCCGTGCTGCTTAATTCAAGGGATGCATCCAACCGATTTGGCTTGTCATTCATTTGAAATTGTCCGCCTTTTTGAGAATTGGAAGATAATCCATGTAGCTTGAAGGAGGCTTTTGTTTGATCTCTTCATCCATTCCTACAGATAAATACTATTTTAGCCTCAAAATCTATAACTTCCATAACAAACACAAGAAATACTACTGTTCAATTCCTGTTATAATCTACACACTCAATAGTTGTTcttcaattcataaaaaaaatgaaTTCAAAATCAAATGAGTATGGCAACATGAACTTGACAATTCCTGGCTACTAAAAGTTACTCTAGAAGTAGTAAGAAATAACCAGAGGCAACCATGAAAGTCTACCTTCCATATTTTCAACAAACAAGTTGAAATCCATGGGATTAATATGAGTCCTCCATGACTAGGAATCAGAACTGCTGCCTCTTGTCTTCTTCATTGAGTATATAATGATGTCAACCAAAATGTTGCTGTTGCAGGTATTAGAATTGCACTGATCGAAAGGGGCAATAAAACCTATTATATATACCTGGTTCAAAACAAAGCTAAACATAGATTAGAAACCCAAACacaaaaatatttcaaattcaGCGCAAAACTTCCAAGCAATAACTAGAAAACAATCCTGGAAAAAAATCAAATTACTGGCTCATTTTCATCAACACAAACACAGATCAATACAAATTCTGAATTTGAAATAACTATAAAACAATCTTAGAGAAGTACCCAATTACTGGCCCATTTTCATCATCAAAAACACAGATCAATACAAATTCTGAGTTTATTGAACTGAGAGGCATCAAAAGACATTAGAACGAACCATAGAGCATATGTTATGATCACAAATTCAAACTTGCAGCAGTTCACTGGAAACTCACAGCTGCAGTTCAATAAAAATACTAAACTTTGGGCATGTAGACTGCAAAATGACTCCTGCAAAATGGAAGACATACAAACACTACCACAAATCCAATGACTCAGATTAGGTGGTCGTAGAATTTTATATATTACTCATAATTCCAGGACATAACCTACAGTATAGTGGTTAGCCAGTGTTCTAGTAATTTCAACATAAATTCATAGTTAGGTAGAGAAAAGAACTAATCTTTCTTAATGTCACCAAATTCAACACAATCTATCCATATACACAAAATTCCACAACTGCTTCCACCATAAAaagaattgaaatgaaatgaataaGATTGATGAAACTGAAAACAAAATCTAGAGCGGCCTAAATCAGAGAAACCAAAAGTCTCAACTCAGTACAAAGAAGCAATCCATTCATCTTAATAGCCTTACAGAAATTCAGCTGGAAAGTAGATCAGATACCTTAGGTTTTAATGAGCTTTGACATATCAGTCAGTTTGCAGTATTCTCATCTCATCGCTGGCATGGTTCCATTGAATTCCAGAGCTATGAAAAGATGAACTCAATTTTAAAGTGTCCCTTATCTACGGGTAGTTGTGTAAGTCAATCTCTCGTGAGCTGTCTATACTTTAAATTGCCGTCATCATCACGTCCTCCATATTTATAGAAAAGTAAAGCACTTAAAAAGCAAATCAATCCTTTTTAGATGGAAAATATTTCATTTACAAAGTCGTTTTAGCAATCCAATACAGTCTGAAACTTCTTCGGCTAAGAGTCAAGAATCAAGGGTATCCATTTGGGATACAATCCTAGCCTTATCTTTTATGGTGTGAAGATTTGATCCCTAGTGGactcattaagaacctttcaacttcaccagCAGATCAAGGGCCCAGTAACGGAATGTCATTTTATTAAGAGTTAAAATTCAATTGATCGAGCACAATTGATTAAGATGATGGTATATTTCTCACCACAATTCAAACTCTTTATGTGAAAACCAGATCGTATTTCAAATGACTCTTGTGAAATAGACATCCCTTAATCTTTCACTCTCAGTGGAATAAATATCAGCATAATCATTTTCTACTCCAAATCTGAAAACAAACTGATAAATGATATAAAATCTTTCATTAAATAATATCATTTATTTTAACTTTGACCTTTGATGTTTTCCTCACAAGCCCGTCGTTGTTGCCTTTTCTTGTGCACCTCTACTTTATCTTTGTCTTGGTTTTCAAACGTTCCACAAGTTTTCAGTATTCAATCACAGCAATGTGAGGCTCCCAAGGTGAGTTTGACTCTGACTCCCAAAGTAGATGAGCAATTGCTTTCAAGATATTACTGTAAAGCCACCCAATTAGTTGTGCATGTTGCAGAAACACTTTTTCATAGTTTAAGGTATCATGGGAAACAGGAAGGATTTAGCCTGGGTTTGGTATTCCTCTCCGCTTTTAGGTTGAAAAAGCTTTACTGGTTCTCTTTGTGTCTTGTCATTCATTGAATGGAGTCCTGGTTCTCTTTGTGTCTTGTCATTCATTGAATGGAGTGCTTTAATTAAGCCAAGTAAAATATGTGGATATAGAAGACAAAGTGCATGATCATGGTGCCGGAAACCAAGTAAAATACCTGGATATAGAAGACAAACGTGGATGATTCTGGTATCTTTGAGTTTAAGTTGAGTGAGGTGGTCTAGAGTGCCATTAAATTTTCATTCATGCACCCACACTTCATGCTTAGCAAGAGTCAATGGTTGTTTTGTCCATGTGAATGCCACTAGTGTTGTGTTGAAAAATGTATATCtgcactttttttcttttcttctaatttGTTTTCATGTGTTTATATTAATGTATAGTGTATAGatagtatattatattataatgtagaaataaataatgaggaatttgatatttcatttttgagTGTGAATGTCTATATAGTATTTTGGTAGAAACATGTATACGTGTActtgtttttttcttttgatttcttttcatGTGTTGTCATTATATTAATACAGTAGAAGTTAATGAAGAATTTAATATTgcatttgtgaatgcaaatgtgaaTCCTATTTTAGTTGAAAAATGTATACAtgtactttgttc contains the following coding sequences:
- the LOC131052336 gene encoding uncharacterized protein LOC131052336, producing MQMDSLKPEEVNEILQKGSFSGSDQSLNLGKQNLSLKARNSDAGSHIDPISQYILEPHQSTDPLQKEKIKLTKQLQAQMEKCQKIAGDIEGSQTTVNIIKDTGTVGVQTLEFDTIKNKSAEQAEQQEMNPAALDLLKERNFQKECPLECSNLQEGNYVMQQQSESLENESYNYLIEKDNSRNQLAYKSDSMEEEMTLQQEVQAKPELVQDLKKQIEILQLALQESQCQNASLVRKQEKWSEERDRINKSSGASEAELAHTKKENQKLRKQISAKATELKNLQIMFSSLGKEKEVMTAELALKARILADMEEHLNDLKEQNKTLSNKLLSFAREQKSKTTQMQGTITLLQNRDKLLAEQLLKSTEACRTLKRKLKELQEHNSILKKDTANLNLAIQKQEKSIRIVDSERRALRNELSWGKEQLHILQEKCKYFKDKTESVTKQDPTKPNKQRSFIGEIALLEQMLVHFKEEITCLKAESSRRDKECQDLKEEVAKLQTELSYLYKENSLLKRGRTGNEIGKKLNGGNLQSENLVLKNKISSVDEQIINMGNACSQLSNTIKEVAHDKAKGTLFMNNCLQKLKQNNQFLGVEIQSMCKEYGGAKKRITSNDRQLSLLQDRSSKSEDQESLRETSIRSMKSTSDMQFCNQAEVSHSKDITIQISNKSCVSQNLEDGLSFIEQGKKVLGSQINSLANKVIQVYRSLNDLQMLRPNLSEDLLLGHETVRGLEMTVKELGIVSEDVQNERLISETYDQELCKQLMVSEQLLKEIEKQIFRLAYERNGHVIEVPKKAASIPEVESQEVSL